From Strigops habroptila isolate Jane chromosome 1, bStrHab1.2.pri, whole genome shotgun sequence, a single genomic window includes:
- the BPHL gene encoding valacyclovir hydrolase, with protein MVRWSVGRALRVLLLPARAAPLMPRGPAACYGTSITSAKVQVNGVYLHYQQTGEGSHAVLLLPGMLGSGQTDFGPQLKSMNKQLFTIVAWDPRGYGQSIPPSRDFPPDFFERDAKDAVDLMQALKFKKFSLLGWSDGGITALIAAAKYPTLIHKLVVWGANASVTQEDVRIYNGIRDVSKWSEKVKKPLEEMYGHKYLAKTCEAWVDGISRFAENSNGSICQELLPDIKCPTLIIHGEKDPLVPQAHAEYIHKHIKSSRLLLMPEGKHNLHLRFAEDFNREVEDFLR; from the exons ATGGTTCGGTGGAGCGTGGGTCGGGCCCTccgggtgctgctgctgcccgccCGGGCCGCGCCGCTCATGCCCCGGGGACCGGCCGCCTGCTACGG TACTTCCATAACATCTGCCAAAGTCCAAGTGAATGGAGTCTACCTGCATTATCAGCAGACAGGAGAAGGAAGCCATGCAGTTCTTCTGCTTCCCGGAATGCTAG GGAGTGGTCAAACCGATTTTGGACCACAGCTTAAGTCCATGAATAAGCAACTTTTCACAATTGTTGCTTGGGATCCTCGGGGATATGGACAGTCCATTCCTCCATCTCGAGACTTTCCTCCAGATTTCTTTGAGAGGGATGCAAAAGATGCTGTGGATCTTATGCAG GCATTGAAATTTAAGAAGTTCTCTTTGCTGGGGTGGAGTGATGGTGGAATTACAGCACTCATTGCAGCTGCGAAGTATCCAACTCTTATCCACAAGCTGGTTGTCTGGGGAGCAAATGCCAGCGTTACTCAAGAGGATGTGAGAATTTATAATG GCATCCGAGATGTTTCAAAATGGAGTGAAAAGGTCAAGAAACCACTGGAAGAGATGTATGGGCATAAGTACTTAGCAAAAACCTGCGAGGCTTGGGTAGATGGAATATCTCGCTTTGCTGAAAACTCAAATG gTAGCATCTGCCAAGAGTTGCTGCCAGATATTAAATGTCCCACACTTATAATTCATGGTGAGAAAGACCCTTTGGTTCCACAAGCTCATGCAGAATACATTCATAAGCACATCAAAAGCTCTCG gCTGCTTCTGATGCCAGAAGGAAAGCATAATCTACACCTGCGTTTTGCAGAGGACTTCAACAGAGAGGTGGAGGACTTCCTACGCTGA